The following are encoded together in the Zingiber officinale cultivar Zhangliang chromosome 8A, Zo_v1.1, whole genome shotgun sequence genome:
- the LOC122008160 gene encoding heme oxygenase 1, chloroplastic-like isoform X1, which produces MSERKHDPQGLSFVDEMRAASMKLHPKNLTKEGEKEPEGPAVSEWEPSVSGFLQFLVDSKLVYDTFEAIIREVAYYVEFRNSGLERSEKLAKDLEWFKDQKRTIPEPSDRGHSHARYLEQISDKNPQAFICHFYNVYFAHSSGGRIIGRMVSAKILDNKELEFYKWDGVLSQLLQNVRDKLNKLASGWSRDEKDHCLEETEISFKYSKEILRLIQSRAG; this is translated from the exons ATGTCGGAGAGGAAGCATGATCCCCAGGGCCTCTCGTTCGTCGACGAGATGAGGGCTGCCTCGATGAAGCTGCACCCCAAAAACCTGACCAAGGAGGGCGAGAAAGAACCCGAAGGGCCGGCCGTCTCCGAGTGGGAGCCGTCCGTTTCAGGGTTCCTCCAGTTCCTGGTCGATAGCAAGCTCGTCTACGATACCTTCGAGGCCATCATCCGAGAGGTCGCCTACT ATGTCGAGTTTAGAAATAGTGGCCTGGAAAGGTCTGAAAAGCTAGCAAAAGATCTGGAGTGGTTCAAGGATCAAAAACGTACCATTCCGGAACCCTCTGATCGTGGACATTCTCATGCTCGCTATCTGGAGCAGATTTCAGATAAGAATCCTCAAGCTTTCATTTGCCACTTCTACAATGTCTACTTCGCACATAGCTCTGGCGGTCGAATTATCGGCAGAATG GTGTCAGCAAAAATCTTAGACAACAAGGAGCTGGAGTTCTACAAGTGGGATGGTGTTCTCTCTCAACTGTTGCAAAACGTGCGCGATAAGCTAAACAAACTTGCTTCA GGCTGGTCTAGAGATGAAAAAGATCACTGCTTGGAGGAGACTGAGATATCATTCAAATACTCAAAAGAGATACTTCGCCTGATACAATCACGAGCTGGTTAA
- the LOC122008160 gene encoding heme oxygenase 1, chloroplastic-like isoform X2, with amino-acid sequence MSERKHDPQGLSFVDEMRAASMKLHPKNLTKEGEKEPEGPAVSEWEPSVSGFLQFLVDSKLVYDTFEAIIREVAYYVEFRNSGLERSEKLAKDLEWFKDQKRTIPEPSDRGHSHARYLEQISDKNPQAFICHFYNVYFAHSSGGRIIGRMVSAKILDNKELEFYKWDGVLSQLLQNGWSRDEKDHCLEETEISFKYSKEILRLIQSRAG; translated from the exons ATGTCGGAGAGGAAGCATGATCCCCAGGGCCTCTCGTTCGTCGACGAGATGAGGGCTGCCTCGATGAAGCTGCACCCCAAAAACCTGACCAAGGAGGGCGAGAAAGAACCCGAAGGGCCGGCCGTCTCCGAGTGGGAGCCGTCCGTTTCAGGGTTCCTCCAGTTCCTGGTCGATAGCAAGCTCGTCTACGATACCTTCGAGGCCATCATCCGAGAGGTCGCCTACT ATGTCGAGTTTAGAAATAGTGGCCTGGAAAGGTCTGAAAAGCTAGCAAAAGATCTGGAGTGGTTCAAGGATCAAAAACGTACCATTCCGGAACCCTCTGATCGTGGACATTCTCATGCTCGCTATCTGGAGCAGATTTCAGATAAGAATCCTCAAGCTTTCATTTGCCACTTCTACAATGTCTACTTCGCACATAGCTCTGGCGGTCGAATTATCGGCAGAATG GTGTCAGCAAAAATCTTAGACAACAAGGAGCTGGAGTTCTACAAGTGGGATGGTGTTCTCTCTCAACTGTTGCAAAAC GGCTGGTCTAGAGATGAAAAAGATCACTGCTTGGAGGAGACTGAGATATCATTCAAATACTCAAAAGAGATACTTCGCCTGATACAATCACGAGCTGGTTAA